A stretch of the Thiomicrospira pelophila DSM 1534 genome encodes the following:
- a CDS encoding methyl-accepting chemotaxis protein, with the protein MKAVSNGLFLGGLSLPAISMASTEVTTGSMIGFVAVAVGVTAVIVSALVYLLWCNKAGVCEQSELVDELTQVGHDDRFDQVLKAPNTNPKLLKALNQLLEQAQEKLDQRSKEVTNYQSEIESLQQQVNSLNSALTNAQQETEEARASADTGFDVSELFELSEQVEKAVERMSHGSVSGMSSAENVITEVSGLTEEVTRATEVIKQLESDSSNIGTVLVLIRDIAEQTNLLALNAAIEAARAGEHGRGFAVVADEVRILAGKTQQATTEIQTIIEELQKRARNAVQVMEHGQERVENTQTQAGKVSDFLNDIAASLNQLKSAQDALTNVIKH; encoded by the coding sequence ATGAAAGCCGTTAGCAATGGACTGTTTTTGGGAGGGCTTAGTTTGCCCGCAATCAGCATGGCGAGTACTGAAGTTACAACTGGCTCTATGATTGGTTTTGTGGCGGTCGCGGTGGGTGTGACCGCTGTAATCGTTAGTGCATTGGTCTACTTATTGTGGTGTAATAAGGCGGGCGTATGTGAGCAGTCAGAGCTAGTTGATGAATTAACACAAGTGGGTCATGATGATCGTTTTGATCAGGTTTTGAAAGCTCCAAATACGAACCCTAAATTATTAAAAGCATTGAATCAACTACTTGAGCAAGCTCAGGAAAAATTAGATCAGCGTTCGAAAGAAGTGACTAACTATCAATCTGAAATTGAAAGCTTGCAGCAACAGGTAAATAGCTTGAATTCGGCCTTAACCAATGCTCAGCAAGAAACAGAAGAAGCACGTGCTTCAGCGGATACAGGTTTTGATGTGAGTGAGTTATTTGAGCTCTCTGAGCAGGTTGAAAAAGCGGTAGAACGTATGAGTCATGGCTCTGTCTCGGGTATGTCTTCTGCTGAAAATGTTATAACCGAGGTTAGCGGTTTAACTGAAGAAGTAACTCGTGCAACCGAAGTGATTAAGCAACTTGAGTCCGACAGTAGTAATATCGGTACGGTTTTAGTCTTAATTAGAGACATTGCAGAACAGACGAATTTATTAGCACTGAATGCCGCAATTGAAGCGGCTCGTGCGGGTGAGCATGGTCGAGGCTTTGCGGTAGTGGCCGATGAGGTTAGAATATTAGCAGGTAAGACCCAGCAGGCCACAACCGAAATACAAACCATTATAGAAGAATTACAAAAACGGGCTCGAAATGCGGTTCAGGTAATGGAACATGGACAAGAACGGGTAGAGAATACGCAAACACAAGCTGGAAAAGTGAGTGATTTTTTAAATGATATTGCCGCTAGTTTGAATCAATTAAAGTCAGCTCAAGACGCTTTGACGAATGTTATTAAACACTAA
- a CDS encoding flagellar basal body-associated FliL family protein yields the protein MAEEVQPEKKSSKGLIIALSVVVLLLAIGMGVMATMLMGSGGNGAAAEQAVAESTSPYKEYPAPPAGTPPSYFEMKFVVNFKGEGRARFLAVDLKFMSRHPELIEDMEHIRPVLQNDLQMLLRNQTYTELSQDNGQELLRQRILEIGRAAAESNGLNPEYVQNVFLTRFVMQ from the coding sequence ATGGCGGAAGAAGTCCAACCGGAAAAGAAAAGTAGCAAAGGTTTAATTATTGCATTAAGTGTGGTGGTTTTATTGTTGGCTATTGGTATGGGTGTAATGGCGACGATGCTTATGGGGTCAGGCGGAAACGGAGCTGCAGCTGAACAAGCGGTAGCCGAATCTACCTCTCCTTATAAAGAATATCCTGCTCCACCTGCAGGTACTCCGCCGTCTTACTTTGAAATGAAGTTTGTTGTGAACTTTAAAGGTGAAGGTAGGGCCCGCTTTTTAGCAGTTGATTTGAAGTTTATGTCACGCCACCCTGAGTTAATTGAAGACATGGAACACATTCGTCCAGTTTTGCAAAATGATCTGCAAATGTTATTACGTAACCAAACATATACTGAGTTGAGTCAAGATAACGGTCAAGAATTACTGCGTCAACGCATTTTAGAAATTGGACGTGCGGCGGCTGAAAGTAACGGTTTAAACCCTGAATATGTGCAAAATGTGTTTTTAACCCGTTTTGTCATGCAGTAA
- the motB gene encoding flagellar motor protein MotB: MSDEQSIIIKRVNKCPHVAHGGAWKVAFADFMTAAMAFFLMLWILGGTSDSELKSMAEYFRDPTVIEASPEILIQSERAGQATDSVIDMGGFKDAPRGDKNDEINEQERQQEREEMQQLKQELEQRIEASPVLQEFKEQLKLDITPNGLQVQVLDDRRRPMFDAGVDAPRAYAQTIIRELGMVLGKSSSKISVAGHTDSSSYGANAEYTNWELSADRANAARRLILQGGVGADRIVQVVGLSDTVPFDKENPYNPRNRRISIVVLNQDAIARIRSLSDAPVVDSAGSQLQNTL, translated from the coding sequence ATGAGTGACGAACAGTCCATAATTATTAAACGAGTCAATAAGTGCCCCCATGTTGCTCATGGTGGTGCTTGGAAAGTCGCATTTGCAGATTTTATGACTGCGGCGATGGCCTTCTTTTTGATGTTGTGGATTTTGGGTGGAACTAGTGATTCAGAGCTCAAGTCCATGGCTGAGTACTTTCGCGACCCTACTGTCATTGAGGCGTCTCCGGAAATTTTAATTCAATCTGAACGCGCCGGCCAAGCTACCGATTCGGTAATCGATATGGGTGGGTTTAAAGACGCCCCTCGTGGCGACAAGAATGATGAGATTAATGAGCAAGAGCGTCAGCAAGAGCGTGAAGAAATGCAGCAGCTGAAGCAAGAGTTGGAGCAGCGTATTGAAGCATCACCAGTATTGCAAGAATTTAAAGAGCAACTCAAGCTCGATATTACACCAAACGGCTTACAGGTTCAGGTGCTAGATGATCGGCGGCGTCCGATGTTTGATGCGGGTGTCGATGCACCGCGAGCTTATGCTCAAACGATCATTAGAGAGTTAGGCATGGTGTTGGGTAAAAGTTCCAGTAAAATTAGTGTGGCTGGCCATACCGATTCGTCAAGTTATGGCGCAAATGCTGAATATACTAACTGGGAATTGTCAGCAGATCGTGCAAATGCGGCTCGCCGATTAATTTTGCAGGGCGGTGTGGGAGCTGACAGAATTGTACAGGTTGTAGGTCTTTCTGATACCGTCCCATTTGACAAGGAAAACCCGTATAATCCACGCAATCGTCGGATCAGTATTGTGGTACTAAATCAAGACGCGATTGCGCGTATTCGCTCACTCAGTGATGCCCCTGTTGTTGATTCAGCTGGCAGCCAATTACAAAACACCCTATGA
- the motA gene encoding flagellar motor stator protein MotA has protein sequence MKAIVGTLIVMGCFLGGYVPHGSLSILFQPLEMLIIFGCALGAYIIGNPGWIIKGGFAGALALAKPSSFNKQLYMDLLGLMFRIFNKARREGLMAIEADVEEPHESDIFNAYPKIVKDHHVVDFICDYLRLMISGASNPYQLEDLMILELDVHHHEAMAPSEAVGKVAEALPGFGIVAAVLGIIVTMSYLDAGPMEIAHHMSVALVGTFLGILAAYGFVGPIASDMGNRAHESSAFFTTIKTCLMANLNGYAPQIAIEFGRKSIPGKLRPTFNEVDEYLQTQK, from the coding sequence GTGAAGGCGATTGTCGGAACCTTAATAGTAATGGGTTGCTTTTTAGGCGGCTACGTCCCCCATGGAAGCTTGAGCATACTTTTTCAGCCATTAGAAATGCTCATCATTTTTGGTTGCGCGCTGGGGGCTTATATTATTGGTAATCCTGGCTGGATTATTAAGGGCGGCTTTGCCGGTGCGCTGGCTTTAGCAAAACCTTCCAGCTTTAACAAGCAGCTCTATATGGACTTATTAGGTTTAATGTTCCGTATTTTCAATAAGGCGCGTCGTGAAGGCTTAATGGCCATTGAAGCAGATGTGGAAGAACCTCATGAAAGCGATATTTTTAATGCGTATCCTAAAATTGTAAAAGACCATCATGTGGTCGATTTTATATGTGATTATTTGCGATTAATGATTAGTGGTGCCAGCAATCCATATCAGCTTGAAGACTTAATGATACTGGAGCTAGATGTGCATCATCATGAAGCCATGGCGCCTTCAGAGGCCGTTGGGAAAGTAGCTGAAGCTTTGCCTGGTTTTGGTATCGTGGCAGCCGTGTTAGGTATTATCGTAACCATGAGTTATTTGGATGCAGGTCCAATGGAGATCGCTCATCACATGTCGGTCGCGCTTGTCGGAACCTTTCTAGGTATTTTGGCGGCTTATGGTTTTGTCGGACCAATCGCTTCAGATATGGGGAATCGAGCTCACGAATCTAGTGCTTTTTTTACTACAATCAAAACCTGCTTAATGGCTAATCTAAACGGTTATGCGCCGCAAATTGCGATTGAGTTTGGACGCAAATCAATTCCTGGTAAGTTACGCCCGACTTTTAATGAAGTGGATGAATACTTGCAAACTCAAAAATAA
- the fliM gene encoding flagellar motor switch protein FliM: MDDILSQDEVDALLRGMGDGDVETESDETSDGSAKVYDFTNQERIIRGRLPALDIINERFARGFQRHFNEMILASVEVTAGEVKIIKMIDYLRNLFVPTSLNIYRINPLNGISLFTLDSKLIFTAVDIYFGGTGLLPFKIEGREYTPVEMSMIRSILDISTENMRKAWAPVMDVEIEYMHSEMNPKFAGIVDATDMIVVSPINVRFEGVEGRVDIVMPYAMLEPVRDKLEEGMQNLQGESDNRWSKTLREESKNIEVTITAALAEIAMDMNDILKMETGDIIPIEMPKSVTLRAEGIALARGKVGISNDKKSIKIEEILHHPAYHERMIDNVKDWYNE; this comes from the coding sequence ATGGATGATATCCTAAGTCAAGATGAGGTTGATGCGCTCCTCCGCGGTATGGGGGATGGGGATGTAGAGACTGAAAGCGATGAGACATCTGATGGCTCAGCTAAAGTCTATGACTTTACTAACCAAGAGCGTATTATTCGTGGGCGCTTGCCAGCGTTGGATATTATTAACGAACGTTTTGCGAGAGGGTTTCAGCGACATTTTAATGAGATGATCCTAGCAAGTGTCGAAGTGACGGCTGGTGAAGTTAAAATTATTAAAATGATTGATTATCTTCGTAATTTGTTTGTCCCTACTAGTTTAAATATTTATCGCATCAATCCACTCAACGGCATTTCTTTGTTTACATTAGATTCAAAGCTTATTTTTACAGCAGTGGATATCTATTTCGGCGGCACAGGCTTGTTACCCTTCAAAATCGAGGGGCGCGAATATACGCCTGTCGAAATGAGTATGATACGTAGCATTTTGGATATCTCCACCGAAAACATGCGAAAAGCATGGGCGCCAGTGATGGATGTTGAAATTGAGTACATGCACTCTGAAATGAATCCTAAATTTGCTGGGATTGTTGATGCGACTGACATGATTGTGGTGAGTCCAATTAATGTGCGTTTTGAGGGGGTAGAAGGGCGTGTTGATATAGTCATGCCTTACGCCATGCTTGAACCGGTTCGCGATAAGCTTGAAGAGGGTATGCAGAATCTTCAGGGAGAATCCGATAACCGGTGGTCGAAAACTTTGAGAGAAGAGTCAAAAAACATTGAGGTGACCATTACGGCTGCGCTAGCTGAGATAGCGATGGACATGAACGATATTTTAAAAATGGAAACTGGCGATATTATACCTATTGAGATGCCAAAATCTGTGACCCTCCGAGCTGAAGGGATCGCGTTGGCTAGAGGTAAAGTTGGCATTAGTAACGATAAAAAATCTATAAAAATTGAAGAAATTTTGCATCATCCTGCTT
- the fliI gene encoding flagellar protein export ATPase FliI, with translation MSFSSFLNQQIESQLGYLETNLPQPPGLVVEGRLVRMVGMTLEVVGTYAPIGSRCLIMHDNAEPVTAEVVGFHDDRLFLMPVGETHGLAPNARVIPIKGGVKVPVGIGMLGRVIDGRGQPLDGKGALATDSYADLSGQRINPLHRHPIERPLDVGVKAINALLTLGMGQRIGLMAGTGVGKSVLLGMMTKFTNADVVVVGLIGERGREVNDFVRHNLGEEGLKRAVVVATPADDPPLMRLHGAMLATAIAEHFRDKGLNVLLLMDSLTRFAQAQREIALAIGEPPASKGYPPSVFAKLPQLVERAGNGRRESGSITAIYTVLAEGDDQSDPVVDSARGVLDGHIVLSRSIADSGRYPAIDIESSISRVMIEIVSKDQYSHAQTFKKIYSIYQQNQDLISVGAYRKGSNPEIDLAIQKHSALNNFLSQSIDERFDFAKSLHALSKTLS, from the coding sequence ATGAGTTTCTCTAGCTTTTTAAACCAACAAATTGAATCCCAGTTAGGTTATTTGGAAACAAACTTACCTCAACCACCAGGCCTGGTGGTTGAGGGGCGTTTAGTGCGCATGGTTGGCATGACGCTGGAGGTTGTAGGTACTTATGCTCCAATTGGCTCTCGTTGTCTAATTATGCATGATAATGCCGAGCCGGTAACCGCTGAAGTCGTTGGGTTTCATGATGATCGTTTATTTCTAATGCCGGTTGGCGAAACACATGGTTTAGCCCCTAATGCAAGGGTTATACCTATAAAAGGCGGGGTTAAAGTTCCGGTAGGTATCGGCATGTTGGGGCGAGTTATTGACGGGCGTGGTCAACCTTTAGATGGCAAGGGCGCGTTAGCCACTGATAGTTATGCCGATTTATCTGGACAACGAATTAATCCTCTTCACCGTCACCCAATTGAACGGCCACTCGATGTCGGTGTGAAGGCAATTAATGCGCTTTTAACCCTTGGGATGGGTCAGCGTATTGGATTGATGGCTGGCACCGGGGTGGGTAAAAGTGTATTGCTTGGCATGATGACCAAGTTCACTAATGCTGATGTTGTTGTGGTGGGGTTGATTGGTGAGCGTGGTCGTGAGGTGAATGATTTTGTACGCCATAACCTGGGTGAGGAGGGGTTAAAACGCGCGGTGGTGGTCGCGACGCCCGCCGATGATCCACCTTTAATGCGCTTGCACGGCGCCATGTTAGCGACCGCCATTGCCGAACACTTTCGTGATAAAGGTTTGAATGTTTTGTTGTTAATGGACTCCTTGACGCGTTTTGCACAAGCGCAGCGCGAAATTGCATTAGCGATTGGAGAGCCACCTGCCAGTAAAGGGTATCCGCCTTCGGTGTTTGCGAAATTACCACAATTAGTTGAACGAGCCGGTAATGGCCGTCGCGAAAGCGGCTCGATTACGGCTATTTATACCGTACTGGCGGAAGGTGATGATCAATCTGATCCAGTGGTGGATTCGGCGCGTGGTGTGTTGGATGGTCATATTGTATTGTCACGCTCAATTGCCGACTCAGGGCGTTATCCAGCTATTGATATTGAATCCTCGATCAGTCGTGTCATGATTGAGATTGTTTCGAAAGATCAATACAGTCATGCCCAGACCTTTAAGAAGATCTATTCAATTTATCAGCAAAATCAGGATTTAATTAGTGTGGGTGCGTATCGAAAAGGGTCAAACCCTGAAATTGATCTTGCGATTCAAAAACATAGCGCGTTAAATAACTTTTTAAGTCAGTCGATAGATGAACGATTTGATTTTGCAAAAAGTTTGCATGCGTTAAGCAAAACCCTCTCTTAA
- a CDS encoding FliH/SctL family protein, producing MASDDQRHPDSVHDEAELTRLVRAEEVKNPEVHAWQFINLEQDEVRKEQLVRSEVYERIQRELEPQISKQTAILKREAFEEAKQAGFEEGYQAGFETGQSQGIEKAEQSAKAEITPKVQRLESILTDLTQPQELLTEKVFQQLAELAIKLAERMVEETLDLDKQRITQFVEQAVALMPEGDAQIEVDLHPDDLSMVTYYQQQTEQSWLLKPNKNIKPGTCRVKKLNSVVSHNWHTRLDTLLSDTQRLVNSMVSQPDDAVDSVGDAKPSTNDTTTV from the coding sequence ATGGCTAGCGATGATCAGCGTCATCCCGATTCAGTCCATGACGAGGCCGAATTGACCCGTCTTGTGAGGGCGGAAGAGGTTAAAAATCCAGAAGTTCATGCTTGGCAGTTTATCAATCTCGAACAAGACGAAGTCCGAAAAGAGCAGTTAGTTCGCTCCGAAGTGTATGAACGCATACAGCGTGAATTAGAACCACAAATATCTAAGCAAACCGCCATCCTAAAACGAGAAGCTTTTGAAGAAGCGAAGCAGGCTGGTTTTGAAGAAGGTTATCAAGCAGGATTTGAAACCGGTCAATCTCAAGGGATTGAAAAGGCCGAGCAGTCTGCTAAAGCTGAAATCACACCAAAAGTTCAACGTTTAGAATCCATTTTGACCGATCTTACACAGCCACAAGAGTTATTAACTGAAAAAGTTTTTCAGCAATTGGCGGAGCTTGCCATTAAATTGGCGGAACGTATGGTGGAAGAGACACTAGATTTAGATAAACAGCGTATTACACAGTTTGTTGAACAGGCGGTGGCCTTAATGCCAGAAGGCGATGCGCAAATTGAAGTTGATTTGCACCCTGATGACCTCAGTATGGTGACCTATTATCAGCAACAAACTGAACAAAGTTGGCTGCTGAAACCGAATAAAAATATCAAACCTGGCACTTGTCGAGTTAAAAAGTTAAATTCGGTTGTGAGTCATAATTGGCATACTCGATTGGATACGTTGTTGTCAGATACCCAGCGACTGGTTAACTCGATGGTTTCACAGCCTGATGATGCCGTAGACTCGGTTGGTGATGCCAAACCATCAACAAACGACACGACCACCGTCTAG
- a CDS encoding flagellar hook-length control protein FliK, giving the protein MLNNAPDAKAAPSMFGFIHRAETPSLEVSGPGLKSQGDFSMQLGALMMAEYKKGNLDLAALSNLKKVDPQSLQEFAEGLSFDVDLESDESMFEQLSSWLAQQGLATSFTESPLNAKSSAGGESDSFSELDALGNMLNSSLDVESPGLVELSEAVGQVNSDELTPETLSEFKELAEELKASVQTMLEALKSAETTEQKQLALDGFKDSLQKLMAFLKQEKPSVSFDLDTDQGHNLIAEFEAEAASEDSSLLADFIQKHLLPRAQKLVDNLSADQVNLAASNSGELEFSDMSALHTLEELTVLLSSESLQIPNQLNDDLVHIKPMAKAEGNKELINPDLDMNTAENEDSINSILNQAIAFTPASTQATQQAAPQGLTGMVQAAVNRQAQPASPSALADKAQVQAATSDLTSKPLQDTQAPVQTVQQQLSQSNLQQQAMNLNLRDQLAQQQQETLKASDIKYKAADAEGELELLGVQAAGAERKSNAPALASIAYPLRHPQWAQSVGKRIVFMANQQMQQAQISLNPDKLGPIQLRLQLDRDQMVTVSMTAQHGATREALEAAIPRLKEMLEEAGIRFDEVKVEDEEVFEQSSQSQTGESDRVKAAGSSGSGDEDDAESPLSKKQTDNMIDFYA; this is encoded by the coding sequence ATGCTGAACAACGCACCGGACGCAAAAGCGGCACCATCTATGTTTGGGTTTATTCATCGTGCTGAAACCCCATCTTTGGAGGTATCGGGTCCTGGTTTAAAATCACAGGGCGATTTCTCGATGCAGTTGGGTGCGCTGATGATGGCCGAATATAAAAAAGGCAATTTAGACTTGGCGGCCTTATCCAATCTTAAAAAAGTCGACCCTCAATCTTTACAAGAGTTTGCGGAAGGCCTGTCTTTTGATGTTGACCTTGAGTCCGATGAAAGTATGTTTGAACAGCTTTCAAGTTGGCTGGCTCAGCAAGGTTTAGCCACATCGTTTACCGAGTCCCCTCTGAATGCGAAGTCGTCTGCAGGCGGTGAAAGTGACTCGTTCTCTGAATTGGACGCGTTGGGTAATATGCTTAATTCATCGCTTGATGTTGAATCTCCAGGCCTGGTTGAGCTGTCTGAGGCGGTTGGACAAGTTAATTCTGATGAGTTAACACCTGAGACTTTATCTGAATTTAAAGAGCTGGCTGAAGAGTTGAAAGCTTCAGTTCAAACCATGCTTGAAGCACTAAAAAGTGCCGAAACGACGGAGCAAAAACAGTTAGCGCTGGATGGCTTTAAAGATTCACTACAGAAGTTAATGGCTTTTCTAAAGCAAGAGAAGCCATCAGTTTCATTCGATCTAGATACTGATCAGGGTCATAATTTAATTGCCGAGTTTGAAGCTGAGGCGGCATCAGAAGATTCGTCGTTACTGGCGGATTTTATTCAAAAGCATTTATTGCCACGCGCTCAAAAGTTAGTCGATAACTTGTCGGCTGATCAGGTCAATCTTGCCGCCTCAAACTCTGGTGAGTTGGAGTTCAGTGATATGAGTGCGCTTCATACATTGGAGGAATTGACGGTACTTTTGTCCTCTGAGAGTTTGCAGATACCCAATCAGCTGAATGATGATTTGGTGCATATCAAACCCATGGCTAAGGCTGAGGGTAATAAAGAGTTAATCAACCCTGATTTAGATATGAATACTGCTGAAAATGAAGACAGCATTAACTCGATTCTAAACCAGGCTATAGCTTTTACTCCTGCTAGTACTCAAGCAACCCAGCAAGCTGCGCCGCAAGGTTTAACAGGAATGGTGCAAGCCGCAGTTAATCGTCAGGCTCAGCCCGCTAGCCCCAGCGCGTTAGCAGATAAAGCTCAGGTTCAAGCGGCGACAAGTGATTTAACCTCTAAGCCTTTGCAAGATACTCAGGCGCCGGTACAGACGGTTCAACAGCAGTTAAGCCAATCCAACTTGCAGCAACAGGCGATGAATTTAAATTTAAGAGATCAATTGGCGCAACAGCAGCAAGAAACCTTAAAGGCCTCGGACATTAAGTATAAAGCGGCAGATGCGGAAGGTGAACTTGAGTTACTGGGTGTGCAGGCAGCCGGAGCCGAGCGGAAATCGAATGCACCAGCCTTGGCCTCGATTGCCTACCCTCTGCGTCATCCCCAGTGGGCGCAGTCAGTTGGTAAGCGGATTGTCTTTATGGCGAATCAGCAGATGCAACAAGCTCAAATTAGCCTTAACCCAGATAAACTTGGGCCTATTCAATTGAGGTTGCAGTTAGATCGAGATCAAATGGTGACGGTATCTATGACCGCACAACACGGCGCGACACGTGAGGCTTTGGAGGCCGCGATACCTCGATTAAAAGAAATGTTGGAAGAGGCTGGTATCCGTTTCGATGAGGTTAAAGTTGAAGACGAAGAGGTCTTTGAGCAATCAAGCCAAAGCCAAACAGGCGAGTCAGATAGAGTGAAAGCAGCAGGTAGCTCAGGTTCCGGAGACGAGGATGATGCTGAGTCGCCCTTATCCAAAAAACAAACTGATAATATGATCGATTTTTATGCTTAG
- the fliJ gene encoding flagellar export protein FliJ: MSRSKRMQVIADLAEEEMATAHATLKEVTNQRDYVQVQMNDLKQYLNEYVIKLTTSGQQFMPIQLQTTQAFIEKLKTAIENQQEQLDSLEDIVKMAHEQWTEKRVRFNALQKVCQKLQRDERVALDRAEQRLMDDLAAQKFLK; the protein is encoded by the coding sequence ATGTCACGCTCTAAGCGAATGCAAGTGATTGCGGATTTGGCTGAAGAAGAAATGGCCACAGCGCATGCGACTCTTAAAGAAGTGACCAATCAGCGGGATTATGTCCAAGTTCAGATGAATGACCTAAAACAATATCTAAACGAGTACGTCATCAAATTAACCACTTCTGGTCAGCAGTTTATGCCGATTCAACTTCAAACTACCCAAGCCTTTATTGAAAAATTAAAAACCGCGATTGAGAATCAGCAGGAACAGCTGGATTCACTGGAAGATATTGTAAAGATGGCGCATGAGCAGTGGACAGAAAAGCGGGTGAGATTTAATGCCCTACAAAAAGTTTGTCAAAAGTTGCAGCGGGATGAAAGGGTGGCGTTAGATCGTGCTGAGCAAAGATTGATGGATGACTTGGCCGCCCAAAAATTCCTTAAATAA